Proteins from a genomic interval of Chanos chanos chromosome 3, fChaCha1.1, whole genome shotgun sequence:
- the ddx4 gene encoding putative ATP-dependent RNA helicase DDX4 translates to MDDWEEDQSTDVSTPSFGSGNLWKSGFDQNNNFESHNVTCVSVLDDQSSSWKRGGGFGGQRGGRGRGSRGRGFSSFSSGVFEGNENGSNEDDGSSWNSGGGGDGFRGRGGRENDENGSGDGFRGDFGGRGSRGGFQQGGDHVGREGFGGGGGYRGRDEEVFSKGVTTDDDGRGDGGNAAPKVLYVPPPPPEEESSIFAHFQTGINFDKYDDILVDVSGSNPPSAIMTFAEAGLCESLSRNVTKSGYTKPTPVQKHGIPIISAGRDLMACAQTGSGKTAAFLLPILQQLMNDGAAASKFSELQEPEAIIVAPTRELINQIYLEARKFAHGTCVRPVVVYGGTNTGYTIREVLKGCNVLCGTPGRLLDIIGRGKVGLSKVRYLVLDEADRMLDMGFEPDVRRLVGSPGMPPKEQRQTLMFSATYPEDIQRLAADFLKVDYLFLAVGVVGGACSDVEQSIIQVTQYSKRDKLLELLKTTGTDRTMVFVETKRKADFIATVLCQEKLPTTSIHGDREQREREQALGDFRSGKCPVLVATSVAARGLDIEHVQNVVNFDLPNNIDEYVHRIGRTGRCGNLGRAVSFFDPEVDTPLARSLVKVLSGAQQEVPSWLEEIAFSAHGTTGFNPRGPVFGSTDTRKGGSFKREEIQQGALQSCAADDDEEWE, encoded by the exons ATGGACGATTGGGAAGAAGACCAG AGCACTGATGTCAGCACCCCAAGTTTCG GTAGTGGGAACTTATGGAAGAGTGGGTTTGATCAAAACAATAACTTTGAAAGTCACAACG taacttgtgtctctgtgttagatGATCAGAGCAGCTCTTGGAAAAGAGGTGGGGGCTTTGGTGGGCAAAGAGGTGGCAGAG GCCGTGGATCCAGGGGAAGGggattcagttcattttcctCAGGTGTGTTTGAAG gaaatgaaaatggCAGTAATGAAG ATGATGGCAGCTCTTGGAACAGcggaggaggaggtgatgggttcagaggaagaggaggcagag AGAATGATGAAAATGGGAGTGGTGATG GTTTTAGAGGTGATTTTGGGGGCCGAGGGAGCCGTGGAGGATTCCAACAGG GTGGTGATCATGTTGGAAGGGAAGGGTTTGGTGGAGGCGGAG GTTACAGAGGAAGGGATGAAGAGGTGTTCTCTAAAG GTGTCACCACGGATGATGATGGCCGAGGGGATGGGGGAAACGCTG CTCCAAAGGTCCTCTATGtgcctcctccacctccagagGAAGAGAGCTCTATATTTGCCCATTTCCAAACAGGCATCAACTTTGACAAGTATGATGACATTCTGGTGGATGTGAGTGGCAGCAACCCTCCCAGTGCAATCATG ACATTTGCAGAAGCAGGATTGTGTGAATCCCTGAGCAGGAATGTCACTAAGTCAGGCTATACAAAGCCTACTCCGGTGCAGAAACATGGCATTCCGATTATATCTGCAGGGAGAGATCTCATGGCCTGTGCCCAGACTGGATCAGGAAAAACT gCAGCGTTCCTGTTGCCCATCCTGCAGCAGCTAATGAACGATGGTGCAGCTGCCAGTAAGTTCAGTGAATTACAGGAGCCTGAGGCTATAATCGTCGCCCCTACCAGGGAGCTCATCAATCAGATCTACCTAGAGGCCCGCAAGTTTGCTCATGG GACATGTGTGCGTCCTGTTGTTGTGTATGGAGGCACAAACACCGGATATACCATTCGGGAGGTGTTGAAAGGCTGTAATGTATTGTGTGGAACCCCTGGGAGATTGCTTGACATCATTGGCCGTGGAAAG GTTGGCCTAAGTAAGGTTCGTTACCTGGTTCTGGATGAAGCTGATAGAATGCTGGACATGGGCTTTGAGCCTGATGTCCGCAGACTGGTGGGGTCTCCAGGAATGCCCCCTAAAGAGCAGCGTCAAACACTTATGTTCAGTGCCACGTACCCAGAGGACATTCAGAG GCTGGCTGCAGATTTCCTTAAGGTTGATTACCTGTTTCTGGCTGTTGGAGTGGTGGGTGGAGCATGCAGTGATGTGGAGCAGAGTATCATTCAAGTGACACAGTATTCCAAGAGGGACAAACTGCTGGAACTGTTGAAAACCACAG GAACTGATCGCACAATGGTGTTTGTGGAAACAAAGAGGAAGGCTGATTTTATAGCAACAGTCCTCTGTCAAGAGAAGTTACCAACCACAAGTATACATGG AGACCgggaacagagagagcgagagcaagccCTTGGTGATTTCCGCTCTGGAAAGTGTCCTGTTCTGGTCGCCACATCTGTGGCTGCCAGAGGACTGGACATTGAGCATGTCCAAAATGTGGTGAATTTTGACCTCCCAAACAACATTGACGAGTATGTGCATCGCATTGGGAGAACAGGCCGCTGTGGGAATCTTGGGAgagctgtgtctttttttgacCCAGAGGTTGATACCCCTTTGGCTCGATCCTTGGTCAAAGTCCTTTCTGGG GCTCAGCAGGAAGTGCCTTCATGGTTAGAGGAGATTGCATTCAGCGCTCATGGCACCACAGGATTCAACCCACGTGGGCCAGTCTTTGGCTCCACGGATACCCGCAAG GGTGGATCCTTCAAAAGAGAGGAGATTCAGCAAGGAGCTTTGCAGAGTTGTGCTGCAGACGATGATGAGGAGTGGGAATAA